TAAATAACCATTCATGCTTTCTTCATCAACCTGCATCAAAACATTAGTGGGAAAAAAACTAGAGAGTTGAACCGTATGTTGCCCACTTTGGAGTTGAGATAATTTCTTACCTGGTTTTATTCACAGATCTGCTCACTTCTTTATCTTAACCTGTTTAGTTGTTTCAGATACTTTAGTCAAACTGATGGAATATGGCGAAGAAGATGACGATCCTGAGGATACCAGTGAAGAATCCCCAAATGGGAAGTCCAGTGTCGTGGCAGTTCGAAAACCATTTTGGGCTTTATGACCAGTACTTGTGCTGTGGATTATTGCCAATGAGCAGTGATCATTTCCAACATGTGCCAACCATGTGTTCGGAGATTCTGAAGTTCAAAACGTTGTATTGATTTAGTTAGTTGACATAAGTAACGGTAGGGATATAAAATGTTTTGGGGTGCGGGAATTGATTGTTGGCACAGTATTGGGAAGTTCTGAATCTCTTTGGCTTGGTTCTTTGCGGCTGGTGTTTTAGGGCAAGGAGAGATTAACGTCGTCATAATTTGGGTGTAGATGTACAGTAATAGTTCCTTGTTTGCAAGTCCATATTGTTATTTCAGGGCGGCTCATCCCTTTGTTGAAAGCAGGTGGTGAAAATTAGCAAGTGCCCTACAAAAACATGGATGAGTTTGGAATTCATCTGACTgccaaaatttaataaaaaagatataagaaaaaaaaaaaaaagaaagcaagaagatgCTTTTGCTTTTTTGGCCTATTATGCCAAACTCAATtgccttttcttatttttactaCTTCACGATAATTAAATTCATGATATGTACCCACAACAGAGGAGCCGCCGCATTTAGGTGTGTGCACCGCCGCATTTAGGAGGTGAGAGGTGTGTGCAGCTCTCTCTGACCTCAAAAGGCCACTTCTTTTTATGTCTTCAGAAGTCAGAATTGCTGAGGAATGGGAGGCAGTGCATGTAGATGGAGGTGTCTCCGCCAAAcaagttttcttttccttctttgcctctctttttcctctctgcTTTCTCGATTTCTTTGCCTGGTTTCCTCGTTGTTACAaagaatgttatattttttttttcaagcccAATTTCAGTTCCTCTATTTCCAATCatttgttaaacaaaaaatcaaaactaatttttgcaAATTGAGCGCCAACGCAACATTAGGAAAAATTTCAGTTTCTCGGGATGATGGCATTCACGAATGCAAGAAATGTTGTTGCCCTTGCAGAGTCAGCCAACATCCCGAGAAACTCACGGCAGTCCATTCTAGGTCAAGAACTATCCTCAGTTGAGTATAAAGAATCTATATCTGGAAGAAGATCTACTAGGGCCATGTACATGTCAAGAATAGGGGACAACTTTCCTGGTTCATGGAGACCAACAGATTTGGCTTTGCCAAAATTCAATAGCTGCAACATTGAAGCCTCAGCAAAACAGACAAAGCTAACTGTTCCAAGCTCCCCAGAAATTTGTTGCCTTTGCTCACTAGCAAGACACACGAACAAATGTTTCCTGTGTCTTGATCTTGGATTTTAAGCTCTGGAATTCCGATTTCAGCATATCTTCAATGCTAAGTTTCTCCATTTCAAGAATAGACAGACACTCATCCAAGGCATCCCTTCGAACGCTAATATATGTCTGCGAACATTCAGAACAATTCCTCAAGCCTTTCCATTAACCATTTTGAAGAACAATGTGAGCTCTCCTTAACAGCATTCTTTTCTCCACCGCCTATATTCAAGCGCAAATTCTCCAGCCTTTCAGTCAACTTTCAGGCTTCATCAAGACGCGAGTCCTGGATGGTAGACTGATCTGCCTCCCAACTCATAACCTTCTCCTGAATAACATTTATCCATCCTTCAATCTCCCTGATTGCTTCATCTTCATTTTCACCAATTGTGGTTATGAAATCGAGAAATGGTGAGACTAAGGCTGCCTTTGTGATACACAATTTTTCATTTACACTTCATAAAATGTCAATAAATGCCTCCATAAAATTCGATAGCTTTTCCACTTCATAATTCCAAGCAAAACCAATTCTTTGTTGCGTCCCTTCACAGCCACCTTCTCCCCTGCAACAAACACCCcccagaaagagagagagagagagagaggagagagagagagagagagcaagttAGCAAGTTGACACCTCAacataatgttaaaataatatatttttattttttaaaagttattttcgatattaaaacattaaaataacataaaagcagcaacaataataataatttaaaataaaaaaaattaatttattttaaaaaacataatagcaAACCATTTATATAGAGATTGGTTATTTGGCTTCATTTTGTTGCTTGCGGcatgatttttcttgtaatatttctttttgtacTTTCCATAATCCTGATGCTTGGCTGGTAGGGATCCTTTAGCAATACGATATTGTCTCATAAGACTCCATTGCTCTTGAGCTTGCAAGGCATTAATAGTTCTGCCAGGTTAATCCTGGATAAATCCTTTGTGTTTTGTAAGGTGATTGTAAATGCTTCATATCTTTCACGCACATTTACAAAGATTTTTTCTACAATTCTAGAATCAATAAATTTTGTTGCCAAGTAACCTTGTCTTGTTAACAATGCCAAGCAATTTGTCTGAGTACTCTTTGATTGTCTCAAACTCTTTAATCTTTTGCAGCTCAAATTCCCTTGTTAAATTTAGCACCTGCATGCCTCATATCCTTTCATCTTCTGCATGTTCTTCCTTCAAATAATCCAAACTTCTTTTGTTGTTTAGAGAGACATAATTCTCGTGAAAATGGTTGTGAAACAACATCAAGCAGACTTGCTATCGCCTTTGACTTCCAGGTTTTTCTTTCCGTGTGACTTCTGCTCTGAGCCATGGTTGGATTGTACTTGGCAGGGAAGGAACTTCATAATCCTCTTCCATAGCTTTCCAAAGATCTAAAGCTTCCTGGTATGTCTCCATTTTCACTGTCCAAAACCGGTAGTTTTCTTCATCGAAGACAGGAGGAgcaattttgagaaaaaactgGCTTCAACTTTTCATTTCATGGATCCCATGAGAAAGATAACTTCGACACCATATGAAAGGTTTTAAAGAAGAAGAGacggaagaaattaaaaactgcAGAGAAGAAAGAATACAAAAAAGCAGCAGACAAGGGAAAATTGATTctctttatttgattaaatagaattaaatacctgaaaaaacaaacttaaatgcAAATTAATAGATGAAATTCACGCTATGATCTGCAATGTGTTGTTAACATACTAACAACTCCTAAAGACTAGCAAATTTATTTGCTGAAACAGATCTCTGaaactaatataataaaaagatcaCGTCGACCTATAGCAGTACTGAAGCaatttttaacaatatcatCTCCTGTGGGGGTTATGCCATGATCTTAATTTGGGATCCCTCGAAGAGTGGCAACAAGCGATTCTGTAAATAATCAGCACTGTACTTAATGTGCTTGTCGCTTACGTGATCAGTATGTCGTTCAACAAATTTACGATATGCACGGATCACTTTGAGGGAAGTCGAATATCGTAAATCTTCACGAAGCTGGTCATCAGGGATAGAACATGCTGTCTGAGCCCTGCAGACCTCTTCAAAAGCAAGATAAAATCTCCGAAGCTTTTCCTCCACATGGGCTTTCGAGACAGCATACGAATTGGTATTCCCCTCGTCCTTCAATAAAGAAAGGACTGGACTCCAAGTAACTGTAGTGTAGTTCCTCACATGCTGTTGGAATTCCCAGTCGTGCTCTTGAATCCACTCCTCTCCTAGTATAAACTGAAGTTCTGAACACTTAACCTTTTGAGCCATGTAATGTATATTGTTCATCAAGAATATGTGCTCCAAAGAAGCATCTTTAAATAACTTGGCCTTGTTGTAGAGCTTGTATTCTAGAATACAACAAAATGCTCGCAAGTGGAGAGCCATCGTGGATAGCTTGCATGTACCTCCACTTATGTGCTCCTCTTTAGTAGATGGACTCATCGAGGAGCCATTACTGAGCCATTTTAGAATTGAATCATTCGACAAAAAGTGCCGAGCAATTGGGGAAAAATCACATGTGCCTCCACTTAAGTTCTCTTCTTCCACACCTGAACTCATGCAAGAGGGTGCTGGCATGGGGTGCTCTCCACAATGGTCACTGAGGAGAAAATCAAGTGTCTCGTGGTAGACTGTGAGAGCACTAATGTAATTCATTACATTTTTTGTGAGTGGGTGAATTCCTTCAGCTGCAAAAGGCTCTGTCATTGTGTATGTCATAATGGAATCCTCAAACTCATCAAGTGTTTTCCTTACTGAATCAGCCAATCCCCTTAGAACCATATCTCCGTCCACTATTACTTGAGAAATAACTTTGTCAGAGTACAAAGAATCTAAATATGGGAGAAGACCTGCCAGGACCTCGTACATGTCAAGTAAATGGAACAACTTTCCTGGATTTTCTGGACCAGTAACTTTGCCAAAATACGTCAATAGCTGAAGCACTAAAGGCTCAGTAAATGAATCCAAATTAACAGTTCCAAGTTCCCCGAAAATCTGTTCTGAGAGCCATTTATCACTAGCAAGATAGACACGCATAAACATATTCGTAGTCCGGACCCTTCTCTGGATCTTCGATTTTAAGCTTACCTGATCCAGTTTCAGCACATCTTCAGTTCTCAGTTTCTCCCTTTCAAGAATGCGGAGACATTCATCCAAAGCGCTCCTTTGAATGCTAATATATGCCAGAGAACATTCATTAGCATAACCAGAAATGGACATCGCATTCGCAATACGTCTGAGCTCAGGGATAACATCGTATTGAACCAAATTAGTGGTGAATTCCTCTGAATTTctgttaatgatttttcttaGCTTCGAATCCCCAACCAGTTTATTGCCAAGAGAGATTTTTGAGACTGCATTGACGGCAATTGAAACAGCAGGCACATGTTTTGGCTCAAAGGGTTGTCTATTTTTAGAAAGCATGTGCTTGAACTCCTCCTGAAGCCTTCCCATTGAGATTTGAAGAAGATATCGAGCCCTCTGAAGCATCTCCTTTTTCCTGTCTTCAGTCACACACAAGATTTCCAGTTTTTTAGTCACCTGTCGGGCTTCGTCAGCGGCATTTAGATACTCATTAGCTTCATCAAGACCCGAGTCCCAGATCATAGGCCAATATCTTTCCCAACACATAAACTTCCCCTGAATAACATTTAGCCTTTCTTCAATCTTGTTTATTTCATCAACCTCTTTTTCGCTGATTGCTATTGCAGTGGTTAGTTGGGCATGAAGGTCTCCCAGAATCTCCTTCTCATCATCTGTAAGATTCTTTCTTGACCTTAATGCCATCATAATCTGTTTCGCCGCATCAATGATCACCATGTCACCGCCTCTCGTTTACGGGAACTTCAAGATCACCAGCAATCACTATCTCAATGTTCAATAATAAGAATACTGGACCCAGAAGCTTCAATTATACCACTGAGAACACCTTCCCGCCCGGCTGAATTAGCTTCTAGACTCAGACTCGCAGACTTTCATTCCGAAAACTGAGAACACtaaaaatccaaaccaaaatATAAATGCTTTACTTGAGATATCATGAAAATACACGATGAAGGAATGCATTCGAAAAAGGCCGGCGAGTCGAGAACTGATTGAAGGAAAGAAAACCAATGTGATTGTATATTAAAAGTAATATCACTACAATTAATAGAAATATCAACCAGCTCCAAATTCATCAGACAACATTAAAAGCCAGTTCACttgtatatacatatatatcttcttcattttttactcTTTCTGAGAGGATTCTATATATCCAGTCTTTAATTAGCAGCCATTAAACACGAAAGAACAAGTTCATAATAGTAGCTCGATAAACATGTGTAGCATATAAAAAATGGGGTTCCAAAGATTTTGTAAGAACAAAGTTTAAAACAAGCTAAAGACAATCAAATTAAGCAGAAAGATGGAAGGCCAAGAATAAATAGTGAACAGATTTTAGATTTTGCAGaccaagaaacaaacaaacaaacacacacacacatatccGAGTATTATCCTAAGATACAAAGATCAAACATAAACTGACCTTTGTTTCGGTTCTTTTAAGGCCTCTGCTGCAATTAGTCTTCTCAAGTTATGCAGAATTTAGATCTACCATGTCTCTCCTGCTCTTGTTGACTCTGGCCATTTTGGTCTACGAAGAGACAAAAATTTATTGGTCTACGAAGAGACAAAAATTTCCTAAAAGGAGGAAGGAAATTTCCACAGACAACGTGACACTCTTTACATGGAAACACAAGTgttcgtcttcttcttttttctttttcttttattttttgattgaatgaCTGGGATATCTTCTCTTCAACCGGATCGATGTTGGAGAATTAGTCTATTacagttgatttttctttgtttttcccccCCGTTTCTTTTGAATTGCAGGGAAGTTTTGACATCAACGACAAGGCCCCAAGGCCAGAGATCCTATCCATCCGAACACTAAGATAGTACCGGAAAGGGGCATAACAACACAAAATCACAAGTGTAATTCAAGCCCATCTACATCATTATAggataatttaatatgaaatggATGTTACGTATGAATTATGAAATGGTTTGGACTCACACAAAAAATCTCTAACCCAACAAATCCATCTAAATTATCTTAGCCATTTAATCATGGACACTCCTTTTTGTCTTGagattttgtacttttttttttattaataataatcaactcacacacacacataacatttaaaaataaaagcatataatgttttttatctaCATGACTTTTCTAAAAAACTACATTATATTTACACAACATTCATATTAAACTCTTTGTAATAGTTATTATAATAAAGTTATTGACTTTTCTTCGtacagtttaaatttttatacgAGATATTATAATAGTCATGGGGATCCAAGAGTGGAAATGAGAggaattaagaattattaagaTAGCTATGAATAAAACTTGTcctctagaaaaaaataatggctAATAGAGTCAAACCCAAGCCACTGACATGGATTCATTAATCCTATCCTAAATAGTTCATACTACTAGTGAGTAATGCCGAAGAGATTTTTCGATTACTTATTGGAAACTAACAGAGATTGCAATTGACTGGTTGTAGTTCTGTGGCAAAGCCAACATGTTCATAATCAAAATACAAGCTtgtaatgtttttataattagcatatcaaaataaaaatttgaagggAGAGAAGGAGGAACAAGGTAACATGGAAACAATAGACAAGAAAGTTTCATTCTTTCTATCATCACTTGTGGGGGTTGACAAATTATCCTAATTTTGAGCCTTCAAAGAAATGCAATAAGCGATTTTGTGCAATAAGCGATTTTTGTACTTAATGAGCTTACTACTTGTGTGATTAGCATGTAGTTCAACAAATTTCTTATATGCATGGATCACTTTGAGGGGAGCTGAATTGCGTAAATCTTCTCGAAGTTGAGTATAGGGATAGAGCATGTTGTTTGGGTCATTCAAACCTCTTCAAAAGCAAGATAAAAGCTTCGCAACCTTTCCCGGATATTGCAAATGGAAATTGAAAGAGTTATGAATTGaatatttcattttgttaattttactaTTGTCTATTACACTGTATATATAGACTAGTTAAAAACAGATTAAGCAACGGTtaattaatagaaataatagACTCCTATAACAGCTTCAACTAACTCTAACAGTTTTAACAAACTCTAACTCCTCCACTATTACTTGCTGAAGAAGTTAATTGAAGACTGCAGGATTGCCCGTTACTATTGCTGCTGGGGATTTGCATTGCTAATGTGGAGAAGCCAGAGAAAACAGAACTGCACTGCTAGCTTCATTGTGGACAATGAAGAAGATTGAATTGTATGCAACTCAATACTCCCCCTCAAGATAAAATGCAAAAAGAATCTAGGAGAATATATGTTGTGAAGACTCATCTTGGACAACAAAggataaaagagagagaagccAAGAGCCTTAGTAAATATATCAGCGAGCTGATGTTTGGAGGAAACATGAAAAGTTCACAA
This DNA window, taken from Populus alba chromosome 17, ASM523922v2, whole genome shotgun sequence, encodes the following:
- the LOC118060380 gene encoding exocyst complex component EXO70E2; this translates as MVIIDAAKQIMMALRSRKNLTDDEKEILGDLHAQLTTAIAISEKEVDEINKIEERLNVIQGKFMCWERYWPMIWDSGLDEANEYLNAADEARQVTKKLEILCVTEDRKKEMLQRARYLLQISMGRLQEEFKHMLSKNRQPFEPKHVPAVSIAVNAVSKISLGNKLVGDSKLRKIINRNSEEFTTNLVQYDVIPELRRIANAMSISGYANECSLAYISIQRSALDECLRILEREKLRTEDVLKLDQVSLKSKIQRRVRTTNMFMRVYLASDKWLSEQIFGELGTVNLDSFTEPLVLQLLTYFGKVTGPENPGKLFHLLDMYEVLAGLLPYLDSLYSDKVISQVIVDGDMVLRGLADSVRKTLDEFEDSIMTYTMTEPFAAEGIHPLTKNVMNYISALTVYHETLDFLLSDHCGEHPMPAPSCMSSGVEEENLSGGTCDFSPIARHFLSNDSILKWLSNGSSMSPSTKEEHISGGTCKLSTMALHLRAFCCILEYKLYNKAKLFKDASLEHIFLMNNIHYMAQKVKCSELQFILGEEWIQEHDWEFQQHVRNYTTVTWSPVLSLLKDEGNTNSYAVSKAHVEEKLRRFYLAFEEVCRAQTACSIPDDQLREDLRYSTSLKVIRAYRKFVERHTDHVSDKHIKYSADYLQNRLLPLFEGSQIKIMA